In Clostridium sp. SY8519, one genomic interval encodes:
- a CDS encoding CidA/LrgA family protein encodes MKYIRQFFIIAAISLAAEILHHFIPLMIPSSIYGMVLMFVLLMTGAVKLEQVDQAGHFLIDVMPLMFIPAGVGLIDSWTNVSSILIPALILIVISTFLVIGAAGKTAQAIMTFETGEEAEEEAEEADKESPWEVQ; translated from the coding sequence ATGAAGTACATTCGACAATTTTTTATTATTGCGGCGATCTCCCTGGCTGCCGAGATTTTACATCATTTTATCCCCCTGATGATCCCGTCCAGCATCTATGGCATGGTTCTGATGTTTGTATTGCTGATGACCGGTGCGGTCAAGCTGGAGCAGGTCGATCAGGCCGGTCATTTTCTCATTGATGTTATGCCGCTGATGTTCATCCCTGCCGGTGTCGGTCTCATCGACTCCTGGACAAATGTCAGCAGTATTCTGATCCCGGCACTGATCCTGATCGTGATATCCACCTTCCTGGTCATCGGCGCGGCCGGAAAGACCGCTCAGGCCATCATGACCTTTGAGACCGGTGAGGAAGCCGAGGAAGAAGCAGAAGAAGCAGACAAAGAATCTCCCTGGGAGGTACAGTAG
- a CDS encoding LrgB family protein: MNHLFSSSAFFGIALSLAAYFGAEQLKKKFNKAFLNPLLISIAVIITVLAFTHISYKTYYSSAKFLGYLLTPATVCLAIPLYEQITLLKKNWKAVFIGIVAGTLTSMISIFVMAKIFHFTHDQYVTFLPKSITTAIGMGVSQELGGYVQITVAAIIITGILGNVIADFACRIFRITNPVAKGLAIGTASHAIGTSRAVEMGEVEGAMSGLSIAVSGLLTVIFASTFANFM, translated from the coding sequence ATGAACCACCTGTTCAGTTCTTCCGCGTTCTTTGGAATTGCGCTGAGCCTGGCCGCCTACTTCGGTGCCGAGCAGCTGAAAAAAAAGTTCAACAAGGCGTTTTTGAATCCCCTGCTGATTTCCATCGCAGTGATCATTACCGTCCTTGCTTTTACACATATAAGCTACAAAACTTACTACAGCAGCGCCAAGTTTCTCGGGTATCTGCTGACACCCGCCACTGTATGCCTGGCCATTCCTCTGTATGAGCAGATCACACTGCTCAAAAAAAACTGGAAGGCCGTATTCATCGGCATTGTAGCCGGTACGCTGACCAGCATGATCAGCATCTTTGTCATGGCAAAGATTTTTCACTTTACCCATGATCAGTATGTCACCTTCCTGCCGAAATCCATCACCACCGCAATCGGTATGGGTGTTTCCCAGGAACTGGGCGGCTATGTGCAGATCACCGTTGCCGCGATTATCATTACCGGCATTCTGGGCAATGTCATTGCCGACTTTGCCTGCAGGATTTTCCGGATTACCAATCCGGTGGCAAAGGGACTGGCCATCGGTACCGCATCCCATGCCATCGGCACTTCCCGCGCAGTGGAAATGGGCGAAGTCGAAGGCGCTATGAGCGGTCTTTCCATTGCGGTATCCGGATTGCTGACGGTGATCTTTGCCAGCACATTTGCTAATTTTATGTAA
- a CDS encoding D-alanine--D-alanine ligase: MDIVVLAGGLSTERDVSFVSGGQVTRALRENGHRVIMLDVFMGYGEKEQDVMGIFDRAEQISAASGAVTADAPDLAAVKAMRSDQSDAFFGPNVIAICQQADIVFLALHGENGENGKVQAAFDLFGIRYTGSDYISSALAMNKAYTKRLFMADGIPTPNGVYLEESEAPEDIAETGLGYPCVVKPCSGGSSIGTSIAHNPEEYRQALKDAFLYDTGVIVEEYIKGREFAVGVIADHALPVIEIAPVAGFYDYKNKYKAGSTVETCPADLPDYVAAHMQAVAVNAAASLGLHTYSRMDFLLDDDGRMYCLEANTLPGMTPTSLLPQEAAAEGMNFNELCEKLIEISYQR, from the coding sequence ATGGATATCGTTGTATTAGCAGGCGGACTCAGCACAGAGCGGGATGTATCTTTCGTATCCGGCGGTCAGGTGACCAGGGCATTGCGGGAAAACGGACACCGGGTGATCATGCTGGATGTGTTTATGGGATATGGAGAGAAAGAACAGGACGTAATGGGCATTTTTGACCGGGCGGAACAGATTTCCGCGGCGTCAGGGGCGGTAACAGCCGATGCTCCGGACCTGGCAGCTGTCAAGGCGATGCGCAGCGATCAGTCCGATGCTTTCTTCGGTCCGAATGTAATTGCGATCTGCCAGCAGGCAGATATTGTATTCCTGGCACTGCATGGGGAAAACGGGGAAAACGGCAAGGTTCAGGCAGCATTTGATCTGTTTGGCATCCGGTATACCGGCAGCGACTATATATCCAGCGCCCTGGCTATGAACAAGGCGTATACCAAGCGGCTGTTTATGGCAGACGGCATACCTACCCCGAATGGGGTTTATCTGGAGGAATCCGAGGCGCCGGAAGACATTGCGGAAACCGGACTCGGCTATCCCTGTGTGGTAAAACCCTGCAGCGGCGGTTCCAGCATCGGCACGTCCATTGCCCATAACCCGGAGGAATATCGGCAGGCGCTGAAAGACGCGTTTTTATATGATACCGGTGTGATTGTGGAAGAATACATCAAAGGACGGGAATTCGCGGTAGGCGTGATTGCGGATCATGCCCTGCCGGTGATTGAGATTGCCCCGGTAGCCGGCTTCTATGATTATAAGAATAAGTACAAAGCAGGCAGCACAGTGGAAACCTGCCCGGCTGATCTGCCGGATTATGTGGCAGCGCATATGCAGGCGGTAGCGGTGAACGCGGCGGCATCCCTGGGACTGCATACCTATTCCCGAATGGATTTTCTGCTGGATGACGACGGGAGAATGTACTGCCTGGAGGCAAATACCCTTCCGGGAATGACGCCCACCTCCCTGCTGCCGCAGGAAGCAGCGGCCGAAGGCATGAATTTCAATGAACTGTGTGAAAAACTGATCGAAATCTCATATCAGCGCTGA
- a CDS encoding DUF4317 domain-containing protein — MNKKEIAEIKKLFTKERSCIDRICGCYVDAEKNKVLQFEEPFLSVPEGEMYKYFDIFRKNLSGTLGKNMLNMEFPLEQELGEGTQKSLLALRDTGLKEPALVDAFYDRIIESYYHPENYLILLIYGIYDIPMKTSDGLEMEDASDYMYPFLMCSLCPVTLSKAGLCYNAEMHSITDRIRDWIIGLPEQGFLFPAFNDRNTDVHSLLYYTKKPEEVSAELTEQVLGCVQPVTAGAQKASFAAIVEETLGEDCSYEIVRNLHDTLDELVEEAKESPDPVELDKLELKNILRRSGAPEEKLPVFEEKFDQQLGEQQRVMAKNIADTRKFEVKTADVVVKVNPKRSDLVETRMIDGRRCLVIALEEGVEVNGIHVSAEGDSGAAYEPAENAEWKDTDAGSQGYIRPGDALNE; from the coding sequence ATGAATAAGAAAGAAATCGCCGAAATCAAAAAACTTTTTACCAAAGAACGCAGCTGTATTGACCGGATCTGCGGGTGTTACGTAGACGCGGAGAAAAATAAAGTCCTGCAGTTTGAAGAACCCTTTTTGTCTGTGCCGGAGGGGGAAATGTACAAATATTTTGATATTTTCCGCAAAAATCTGTCCGGCACCCTTGGGAAAAATATGCTGAATATGGAGTTCCCGCTGGAGCAGGAGCTGGGAGAAGGCACACAGAAGTCCCTGCTTGCGCTGCGGGACACCGGGCTGAAGGAGCCGGCGCTGGTGGATGCCTTTTATGACCGGATTATTGAATCCTACTATCATCCGGAGAACTATCTGATCCTTCTGATCTACGGGATTTATGACATCCCGATGAAGACCAGCGACGGGCTGGAGATGGAGGACGCCTCCGATTATATGTATCCGTTTCTCATGTGCAGCCTCTGTCCGGTGACGCTGTCGAAAGCAGGCCTGTGCTACAATGCGGAGATGCATTCCATTACAGACCGGATCCGGGACTGGATCATCGGCCTGCCGGAGCAGGGATTTTTGTTCCCGGCCTTCAATGACCGGAATACGGATGTGCACAGTCTGCTGTACTACACAAAAAAACCGGAAGAAGTGTCCGCGGAACTGACGGAACAGGTGCTGGGCTGCGTGCAGCCGGTGACTGCCGGCGCGCAGAAGGCGTCGTTTGCCGCTATTGTGGAAGAAACCCTGGGGGAAGACTGCAGCTATGAGATCGTTCGGAATCTGCATGATACCCTGGATGAGCTGGTGGAGGAAGCGAAGGAAAGCCCGGATCCGGTGGAGCTGGACAAACTGGAACTTAAGAATATCCTGCGCAGAAGCGGCGCGCCGGAGGAAAAACTGCCGGTATTTGAGGAGAAATTTGATCAGCAGCTGGGAGAGCAGCAGCGGGTGATGGCAAAGAACATTGCCGATACCAGAAAGTTTGAAGTAAAGACAGCGGACGTTGTGGTCAAAGTGAACCCGAAACGTTCCGATCTGGTGGAAACCCGTATGATCGACGGACGAAGATGCCTGGTGATCGCGCTGGAAGAGGGCGTGGAAGTAAATGGCATCCATGTAAGCGCCGAAGGAGACAGCGGCGCGGCATATGAACCGGCGGAGAATGCAGAGTGGAAGGATACAGACGCAGGGTCTCAGGGATATATTCGCCCGGGCGACGCGCTGAATGAATAG
- a CDS encoding helix-turn-helix domain-containing protein — protein MKEYTGNEKYASQENRKKIQRRPEELYRNRDFPFVRFIVTQDTCEPYGAGFHYPHWHDDLQFTIADKGTVLEYVNGVEYELKEGEMLFINSDAIHMTKKVIGDGRFISMNFSPKLLAIIEGSSMEQEYVKRITDNRSLQAILLTRGEEWQNRLIDEFYGLSRYLDQPECYGREYEIVGYLQRMWATFIANVESGDKKVSSAFIRKQDAVQKILTYLHRNYARKIDLAEICELAHISQAECNRLFQSILNTSPYEYLLHYRMEKACVLLRETNLNVTQVASEVGFNDSSHFIAEFKKRRGVTPGKYRNQHSQTGGNGVS, from the coding sequence ATGAAGGAATATACGGGAAACGAAAAGTATGCCAGTCAGGAAAACAGAAAAAAGATTCAGCGAAGACCGGAGGAACTGTATCGAAACCGGGATTTTCCCTTTGTGCGGTTTATCGTGACCCAGGATACCTGTGAGCCTTATGGCGCCGGGTTTCATTATCCGCACTGGCACGATGATCTGCAGTTTACAATCGCGGATAAAGGCACCGTCCTGGAATATGTCAACGGCGTGGAGTACGAGCTGAAGGAAGGGGAAATGCTGTTTATCAATTCCGATGCCATCCACATGACCAAAAAGGTAATCGGTGACGGACGGTTCATCAGCATGAATTTTTCCCCGAAGCTCCTGGCGATTATCGAAGGAAGCAGTATGGAGCAGGAATATGTGAAGCGGATCACAGACAACCGCAGCCTGCAGGCGATTCTGCTGACCAGGGGGGAAGAATGGCAGAACCGTCTGATCGATGAATTCTATGGATTGAGCCGGTACCTGGATCAGCCGGAGTGCTACGGCAGAGAATATGAGATTGTCGGGTATCTGCAGCGCATGTGGGCTACCTTTATCGCAAACGTGGAGAGCGGGGATAAGAAGGTGTCCTCCGCGTTTATCCGCAAACAGGACGCGGTACAGAAAATCCTTACCTATCTGCACCGGAATTATGCCCGGAAGATCGACCTGGCGGAAATCTGCGAACTGGCCCATATCAGTCAGGCGGAATGCAACCGTCTGTTTCAGAGTATTCTGAACACAAGCCCCTATGAATATCTGCTGCATTACCGGATGGAAAAAGCCTGTGTGCTTCTGCGGGAGACCAATCTGAATGTGACGCAGGTGGCCAGTGAGGTGGGATTTAACGACAGCAGCCATTTTATTGCGGAATTTAAGAAAAGGCGCGGCGTCACACCCGGGAAATATCGGAATCAGCATTCACAAACCGGGGGAAATGGAGTATCATAA
- a CDS encoding phosphatase PAP2 family protein: protein MFTKEKYLKMSAPFREHPGRIRMLLWVNRILTVLAYVSYIGCGFLLVLQRSPWIIRYLLVPGILFAAVSIFRMSWNMPRPYEQWEIRPLLPKETSGKSFPSRHVFSMAMVAMAVWSVYPPLGAVLLIAAAVLAWIRVAAGVHFPRDVIAGALIGIGFGIFGFWMI from the coding sequence ATGTTTACGAAAGAGAAGTATCTGAAAATGTCCGCGCCTTTTCGGGAGCATCCGGGACGGATCCGTATGCTTTTGTGGGTGAACCGGATTCTGACAGTTCTGGCGTATGTCAGCTACATTGGCTGCGGATTCCTGCTGGTCCTGCAGCGCAGTCCGTGGATCATCCGTTATCTTCTGGTTCCGGGGATTCTGTTTGCGGCAGTTTCCATATTCCGTATGTCCTGGAATATGCCGCGCCCCTATGAACAGTGGGAGATCCGGCCGCTTCTGCCCAAGGAAACCAGCGGAAAATCCTTTCCCAGCAGACACGTGTTTTCGATGGCGATGGTGGCAATGGCAGTGTGGTCGGTGTATCCGCCGCTGGGCGCGGTTCTCCTGATTGCTGCCGCAGTTCTGGCCTGGATCAGGGTGGCAGCAGGCGTGCATTTTCCGCGGGACGTGATCGCTGGAGCGCTGATCGGGATCGGATTCGGGATTTTCGGGTTCTGGATGATCTGA